In Gymnogyps californianus isolate 813 chromosome 1, ASM1813914v2, whole genome shotgun sequence, the following are encoded in one genomic region:
- the GTPBP6 gene encoding putative GTP-binding protein 6 translates to MGPGRLSQSLLLRCRWAAAAASLGAARCRGGPLSARPLSAAVRLRAPQRPPARGEPPQAGGGGRWKGVAGAGGDEEEEEDDEEDEAELEELLGPSPLAVGPGAQRVAVVHPAVKWGPKKSPLTTAELQIAEAVALVDTLQNWTVLDKIIIPTKNPDKKFIFGKGNFQVLTEKIKKLPHVTAVFLNVERISSLTKKELEDAWGVKVFDRYTVVLHIFRCNARTKEAKLQIALAEIPLLRSNLKNEVSRLDQQRGGSRYIMGSGETFMETQNRILKEKELKIRNALEKLRRKRSLLRTQRRKREFPIISVMGYTNCGKTTLIKALTGEAGLQPRDQLFATLDITAHAGYLPSHMAVIYVDTIGFLTDLPHNLVESFSATLEEVAYSDLIVHVRDITHPETILQKATVLSVLKNLNLPSHLLDSMVEVHNKVDLIERYKPTEENAVAISALHGHGLEELKEEIEKKILTATGKKILTVNVNLEGPQLSWLYKEATVQEVEVMPEDGTARVKVIIGSSAFGRYKNLFPNSKIFMP, encoded by the exons ATGGGGCCCGGCCGCCTCTCGCAGTCGCTCCTGCTGCGCTGCCggtgggcggcggcggcggcgtccCTCGGCGCGGCCCGCTGCCGCGGCGGGCCGTTGTCCGCCCGCCCGCTCAGCGCCGCCGTTCGCCTGCGGGCTCCCCAGCGGCCGCCGGCCAGGGGCGAGCCACCGCAGGCGGGCGGCGGAGGGCGGTGGAAGGGGGTGGCGGGCGCCGGCGgggatgaagaagaagaagaagatgatGAGGAGGATGAGGcggagctggaggagctgctgggccCCTCTCCGCTGGCCGTGGGGCCCGGCGCGCAGCGCGTGGCCGTGGTGCACCCGGCTGTCAAGTGGGGCCCGAAGAAGTCGCCGCTCACCACAG CTGAATTACAGATTGCTGAAGCCGTTGCTCTTGTAGATACCCTCCAGAACTGGACGGTTTtagataaaataattattcctaCAAAAAATCCTGACAAGAAGTTTATTTTTGGCAAAGGAAACTTTCAAGTTTTGACAG aaaagattaaaaaattgcCCCATGTGACAGCTGTCTTCTTGAATGTGGAAAGAATATCTTCACTAACAAAG AAAGAACTAGAAGATGCCTGGGGTGTGAAAGTCTTTGACAGATACACAGTTGTACTTCACATTTTTCGTTGTAATGCCCGGACCAAAGAAGCAAAACTTCAGATAGCATTGGCCGAAATTCCACTTCTCAG GtcaaatctgaaaaatgaggTGTCTCGGCTAGATCAGCAGAGAGGTGGATCGAGATACATCATGGGCTCAG gtGAAACATTCATGGAGACACAGAATCGtatcttgaaagaaaaagaacttaaaaTTAGGAATGCTCTGGAgaaactaagaagaaaaaggtcTTTACTTAGAACTCAGCGCAGAAAACGCGAGTTTCCGATTATCTCAGTAATGGGCTATACTAATTGTG gaAAAACTACCTTGATCAAAGCCTTGACTGGGGAAGCAGGACTTCAACCCAGAGATCAGCTGTTTGCCACTCTTGATATTACAGCCCATGCTGGCTATCTGCCCTCGCATATGGCAGTTATATATGTTGACACCATTGGGTTTCTGACTGATCTTCCACATAATCTGGTTGAGTCCTTTTCAGCTACATTAGAAGAAGTGGCTTACTCA GATCTGATAGTTCATGTGAGGGATATTACTCATCCAGAAACCATCCTCCAGAAAGCAACCGTTCTGTCAGTGCTGAAGAATCTTAATCTTCCCAGCCATTTATTGGACTCAATGGTAGAAGTTCATAACAAAGTGGATTTGATAGAAAG GTATAAACCcactgaagaaaatgctgtaGCCATTTCTGCTCTACATGGACATGGTTTAgaagagctgaaggaagaaatagagaaaaaaattttgacGGCAACAGGGAAGAAGATTCTGACAGTTAACGTCAACTTAGAGGGACCTCAGCTGag TTGGCTCTATAAAGAAGCAACAGTTCAGGAAGTAGAAGTCATGCCTGAAGATGGCACAGCCAGGGTGAAGGTGATAATCGGCAGTTCTGCTTTTGGCAGATACAAAAACCTCTTTCCCAACAGTAAGATTTTTATGCCATGA